From the genome of Lutzomyia longipalpis isolate SR_M1_2022 chromosome 2, ASM2433408v1, one region includes:
- the LOC129789300 gene encoding chaoptin, translating to MDGRRGPHVFIISISMIYWLKSSDAWKLDTRDMQLYTSQDILYSCPLNPMCQCASLPNETSLFQINCNEVSLYKFPVFLHNSVRHIQISQTHLQSVDEETFQGLRLESLKLVNNDIHEILEKSFNSMTHSLITLDMSGNSLHSLCLEALHNIQTLTRLVAQRNHIEELNGNWGSLTESLRSLHISGNSITELSSPYDERKINNGTQSQLSAISKTFAKLRKLVWLNLGENRLSYVGPNSLPRSLVTCDFSRNVLTELPVVAFEHLHDIKIISAKDNLIVSINGVQFVNRLHLEKLDLSFNELTHIPSQMLNSTIRSKAINLENNFLVNLPPNAFQGTSAMHIVLAFNRIAFADAMAFSGIENTLEYLDLERNHLSNVFEGLENLNRIRYLYLTANEINHIPHLPSTLKVLSLSSNNFTTIPTEALQNCTELSYLNMGYNKISDLPENGFISWGAELQTLLLRNNKITMLNYGSFNGLESIKEISLSFNDIHYVHPSAFVNISKTLKILELSFGIYREDIPLEALNPLTELMWLGLDNNNLKLIPDDSLISLKELTFINIAYNRITVLPRTIFVPEIHKNLMDIDASYNVIERLFTNTFDELIMLQFVNLASNNIRHLERHCFHNLPFLTYIDLSYNSLRNVTEAAFAFLPNLLALDLMFNSLVSFSLKTFRHVSNSSTPMRLNISHNEVAVFEGELSSYLYVHTLDASYNFLSEPGVFHNLGPSLRKLYLQHNNISFLTNHAFGDLEVLDCLNLSSNNISTLRRRSFQGLMNLQELDLSDNRIEQLQFEQFGFLKKLRMLNLRNNRLKSLPRDAFINTRIEYLDMSENFLGLWPATAFSDIGFTLRSIRLDGNQIEYLDATMFSNTNFLLELRLAHNRITVLPDNTFSHLPNLTTLDISFNPLVSTNFKELLLYLPSLRRLNLRYTGLYNLPPMVAQSRLTELDISQNHIQDMSSLRDAPRLRVLYVSYNKIVNLTHFGRCVPQRLRVLDLSGNPIRKVTAHDFAQIRFIDELSIEGVKLPADAFALLRNLRVLRATSQYHLGEIISRTRTIRELHVTVLEEHIHERLFEKALNATKINLLDITGPRAKTISPNAFNGFARSQDLTVRLRNTLINDLPPGLFYGLKHVPRLKIDISDNLLATLSPDTFYPNASAWDAVGTRSIIGGLDVSGNPLQCDCGLVWLGHWLRRWLRETVQIHLVTKDEQQIMSRQARGNTCLDPISGKKLTFLEIFPEDLLCHASALSSFAHRFADRDPQRHLFSLHTFPALLLIIYFLIL from the exons tCTTTCTGCACAACAGTGTCCGCCACATTCAAATCTCTCAGACACATCTGCAGAGCGTTGACGAGGAAACTTTTCAGGGCTTACGACTGGAATCACTGAAGCTTGTCAACAACGATATTCATGAAATCTTGGAAAAAAGTTTCAA TTCGATGACACATTCTCTAATAACACTGGACATGTCGGGCAATTCATTACACTCGCTGTGCCTGGAGGCCCTGCACAACATCCAGACGCTGACTCGCTTGGTGGCACAGCG GAACCACATTGAGGAACTCAATGGCAATTGGGGTAGCTTGACGGAATCACTGCGAAGTCTGCATATCTCGGGCAATTCAATAACTGAACTTTCGTCACCATACGATGAacgaaaaatcaataatggCACTCAATCGCAACTGAGCGCCATTTCGAAAACATTTGCCAAATTACGAAAGCTGGTATGGCTGAACCTTGGGGAGAATCGACTTTCCTACGTTGGACCCAATTCTCTGCCACGATCTCTTGTTACATGTGACTTTTCCCGAAATGTCCTTACGGAACTTCCAGTAGTTGCATTTGAGCATCTTCATGACATCAAGATTATATCTGCAAAAGACAACCTCATAGTCAGCATAAATGGAGTGCAGTTTGTTAATAGGCTGCATCTAGAAAAGTTAGATCTAAGCTTCAACGAATTGACGCACATCCCTAGCCAAATGCTTAACAGCACTATTCGGTCGAAAGCtatcaatttagaaaataactTCCTCGTGAACCTACCACCTAATGCCTTTCAAGGCACTTCCGCCATGCATATTGTTCTCGCTTTTAACAGGATAGCCTTCGCAGATGCAATGGCATTTTCCGGTATTGAGAACACCCTTGAGTACCTGGATCTGGAACGCAACCACCTAAGCAATGTGTTCGAGGGACTCGAAAACCTCAATCGTATTCGATATCTCTACTTGACAGCCAATGAAATCAACCACATACCGCATTTACCATCAACACTTAAAGTTCTTTCCCTCAGTAGTAACAATTTCACGACCATACCTACTGAAGCACTTCAGAATTGCACAGAACTCTCCTACCTCAATATGGGCTACAATAAAATCTCAGACTTACCGGAAAACGGATTTATTTCTTGGGGTGCTGAACTACAAACACTCCTACTGCGGAACAATAAGATCACAATGCTGAATTACGGATCATTTAATGGATTGGAATCCATCAAGGAGATAAGTTTGAGTTTCAATGACATTCACTATGTACATCCCAGTGCGTTCGTCAACATATCgaaaactctcaaaattctGGAATTATCCTTTGGCATCTACCGCGAGGATATACCTCTTGAAGCTCTGAATCCACTCACTGAGCTTATGTGGCTAGGTTTGGATAACAACAATCTCAAACTCATTCCTGATGATTCATTAATTTCGCTCAAAGAGCTCACCTTCATCAACATCGCCTACAATCGTATTACTGTCCTTCCACGCACAATCTTCGTCCCGGAGATTCATAAAAACTTAATGGATATCGATGCATCATACAATGTAATCGAACGACTCTTCACCAACACTTTTGATGAACTCATCATGCTGCAATTTGTCAATTTAGCATCTAACAACATTCGTCATCTTGAGCGACACTGCTTTCACAATCTCCCATTCCTCACCTACATTGATCTCTCCTACAACAGCCTGAGGAATGTCACCGAGGCTGCCTTCGCCTTCTTGCCAAATCTTTTAGCGTTAGATCTTATGTTTAATAGTCTTGTTTCATTCTCATTGAAAACATTTCGGCACGTTTCAAACTCCAGCACACCGATGCGGCTCAATATTAGCCACAATGAGGTTGCAGTATTTGAAGGGGAGCTCAGCTCCTatctatatgtacatacattagATGCTAgctataattttctttcggaACCCGGGGTGTTCCATAACCTGGGTCCAAGTCTGAGGAAACTCTACCTCCAACACAACAACATCTCCTTCCTCACGAACCATGCATTCGGGGATCTGGAAGTGTTGGACTGTCTCAATTTGTCCAGCAACAACATCAGTACCCTCCGTAGGAGAAGTTTTCAAGGATTAATGAATCTGCAAGAGTTAGATCTCAGCGATAATCGTATTGAGCAACTTCAGTTTGAGCAATTTGGTTTTCTAAAAAAGCTACGAATGCTAAATCTACGCAACAACCGCCTCAAGTCTCTTCCTAGGGATGCATTCATAAATACGAGAATTGAATACTTGGATATGTCTGAGAATTTCCTTGGTCTATGGCCGGCTACAGCTTTTTCAGACATTGGCTTTACATTGCGGTCCATACGTCTTGACGGGAATCAGATAGAGTACTTAGATGCTACTATGTTTAGTAACACAAATTTCCTTCTTGAACTGAGATTAGCGCACAATCGCATCACCGTACTGCCAGATAATACATTCAGTCACCTGCCTAATCTCACCACACTTGACATCAGCTTCAACCCACTTGTTTCTACGAATTTCAAAGAGCTGCTTCTCTACTTACCTAGTCTTCGGAGACTAAATCTCCGGTACACGGGGCTCTACAACCTGCCGCCTATGGTGGCCCAATCTAGACTAACTGAATTGGACATAAGTCAGAATCACATACAGGATATGTCTTCACTGAGGGATGCACCACGGTTACGGGTTTTGTATGTATCCTACAATAAAATAGTCAATTTAACCCACTTCGGGCGGTGTGTGCCCCAAAGATTGCGTGTCCTAGATCTTTCTGGGAACCCCATACGGAAAGTAACAGCACATGACTTCGCTCAAATACGCTTTATTGATGAACTATCAATCGAAGGCGTCAAACTACCTGCGGATGCTTTTGCACTACTGCGAAATCTCCGTGTCCTCCGTGCCACGTCCCAGTACCATCTTGGGGAGATTATCTCCCGCACGAGAACAATCCGGGAACTACATGTCACCGTCCTTGAGGAGCACATCCACGAGCGCTTATTTGAGAAAGCGCTAAATGCTACGAAAATTAATCTCCTCGACATTACGGGGCCACGTGCCAAGACAATCTCACCGAATGCCTTCAATGGCTTCGCCCGCAGTCAGGATCTTACTGTGCGATTGCGGAATACTCTTATCAATGATTTGCCACCTGGGCTTTTTTACGGCCTTAAGCATGTGCCCCGCCTCAAAATTGACATCTCAGACAATCTTCTGGCCACACTGTCGCCGGATACTTTCTATCCCAACGCCAGCGCCTGGGATGCTGTGGGAACCCGCAGTATTATCGGTGGACTTGATGTGTCCGGAAATCCACTTCAGTGCGATTGTGGACTTGTGTGGCTTGGTCATTGGCTACGGAGATGGTTGAGGGAGACTGTCCAAATTCATTTGGTTACAAAGGATGAACAGCAAATTATGTCCAGA CAAGCGAGAGGGAACACTTGCCTGGATCCGATAAGTGGTAAGAAATTGACTTTCTTGGAGATCTTCCCCGAGGACTTACTGTGCCACGCCAGTGCACTCAGTAGCTTCGCCCATCGATTCGCCGACCGAGATCCACAGAGACATTTATTTAGTCTGCACACCTTTCCTGCCCTTCTGCTCATAATCTATTTTTTAATACTGTAA